The Hippoglossus hippoglossus isolate fHipHip1 chromosome 10, fHipHip1.pri, whole genome shotgun sequence DNA segment TTCAAAtcaatctgtctctgtctgaacTTCATTTCTTAATTTATCATCGACCAATTCTTATACACCTGTCTGGATGGATGTCTTTTATTACTTATTGGCTTGGATTTACTTATCAATTTAGATGGAAACTTAATTAACTTATGGAAAAGTGGTCACTTTTGGACCCCACTGTATATGAAATTAGTATCTCTCTGTAAAACTACCTTTGTCTTTACAGTAGCTACCCAGACAGTCTTTGTTATAGTGACAATgaaatttattttaatgcattCCAGTGTGTTGTTCCACAGTCAAATCACATTACCTATGTTCTTACCACCTCTGCAAAAGCCGTCAAatgtctccctccctcattaAATTCTAATCTCTTTTGTGTTTATCATCCCACCGCTTCTCTGTTCAGTGCTGCATCGATGCCATGGCAGCACCTCCCTGCGACTGCCGCAGAACCACCACGTGGAGGATGAGGTCTTCAACAGCTCCACTGTCCTCTCCACCTCTCGACACTCCTCTGACAGCAGGTGATttcatctttttccttttagTTTTTGCTGTGCAGATAATgcccatgtctgaaaacaaaggTTTTTGAGCGTCACTTTGATCTCTTGCCTTCTCTGCTGTCAAACCACCAGCCATATAATCAGCTGATGAAAAGAGGCCCTTAGAATTAAGGTCAAACCTCCTACACTGTCCTCATGATTTCTCGTTCCTTTACCCCTTCTTTGAACCCTTGCTCTCCTTGTAATACACTCTCGGCAACATTTTCAGCTGGTTGCATCATCCAGCAGCATCTGCAGTGTGTATGAACAGGGTTCGTCGAAAGAACGGAAACAAAGACATCTGCCTTAAAACAGTATTTCTTTGATGCTTTTAGATAAGAGACTGGAGATGGGAACAGAAATGACATTGTTAGATGTAATTTAAgctgttttttctctcagctctcagaacgagcaggatggagagaggaggaagaaacagagGACCTTCCAGTTTGGCTACACTGAGCTTCCACATTACACTGTGCTGGATGCTGTGGGATGGGTACGTCTGTTGTAGTTACATCTTGAAATCTAAATACACAACCAACATAATTACCCATCTGTTCAGCAGGGGGTGGGTGGCTGATATATGTGAACGTGTGTGATCTTTAATAAGCACTAAGATGTAAAAACAGACTGAACATCTGTCAGACACAGATATTTGAAAAAGAGCCTGATGGGGTCAGATGAAGGACGCCTCCACTTGAAGCTtccagataaacaaacagatggtGATAAGATCTGCTATTAAATGATTTGTctgcacaaccacacacacacagattttagTCTTGTTGCTTTTCAGTACCAATCAATCAGACAGGAACCACTAAAGACGGCTTCATTGTCAATTAGTCACTGCTCTGGTTGTGGCTGGGACTGTGCAAAGCAAGAGAACTAAATACTACGTTAGACATCTTtgttattttcagaaatgtgaaaatattttcagcTCATTACACAGTCGAGGTAATTAATCTGAAAAACTGGAATAAACAAAGTCATGTTGGTTTGCCGACTGTGGCTAATGACATCTGTGCTTGCGCCAGCAGCCCTCTTGATGCTGGTTACCGTCCACCTGCCTGTGCTGAGTGTGCTTACACATTGCTCGGTTGAATGGTTAAATGCAAGTTTTCAagtctcttcttcttgttcGTCCACAGCCTAGATCACATGGCCTGTGATGACTCAATATGAGCCTGAGCAGAGGTCACGTTGCTAATCCTACTAGCATGAATGCCTCAGTAAGGTTATTTATAGCATCATTCTGGCTCAAATTGATATATCCTGCAACTTTGGGGACGGAGGCTCATCCAGGGTTTGAATTGAACTTAACTGGTTATTTATTCACCAAGTTAAATTCTCAAGGCGGGTGAcctagatttaaaaaataacgtATAACTGTGCAACAGCAATAGATGGGGCGATCGCCGATACACGATATTTGTCCAGTATTATATTTTGGATGGCATCAGTTTATCACAATTGTTATTGTTAGAAACATATTGGGAGCTACTCTCTTTTAACAGTCCAGACTGATCAAACACATATTGCATGATGGACTTGCGTAGAGTCACAATTTGAAAgctatttttattaaattgatataaatagaaaaactgaCAACACTCATAGATAAATAGAAAAGCTAGGggttaggttttttttgtttttttgtttttttgtttttttgttttttgtttttttgtgtccatGTTAACACTATAAACTGAGGATTACCTGTTAGTACACTGGAGCACCAATGCACATCCTTATTGCCACGACTAGACATTGAAACTGATGTTTCTGTGCAGGGTGCAGCAGCGGCTCTGTTTGTGCAGATCTGCAGGAGGATCCACTCTAAGTTCTCTTCAGGCACAGAACCCAGTCCAGCGCCTGGAGCCCTGACAGCCCCCTCCTCGCTGAATAAGTTTGGCTACCGCATCCTTTTGGAGATCTGTGAGTGCTGATGGTTTCCTTTTTACAAATGTGTAACCTCTCTGATGGATTTACCCACTGAATAAATGAACATATGAGGCATTTGCCCATCTATCactattatttttcttttgaatttgaatcctGACTCTGTTTTGTTGCTTGTCTCTGGGTTGTACAGTATCCCGGAGTGATGTCCTGCCCAGGGGGAGCAACAGTTTGTTGTGCCTGGAGGTGTtgccagagagacagagccaagatcaggctgcagctcagagcagcagcagcagcagcagcagcagttcaggTGACGCTAGacttcacagcagcagtgacaatCTGACTGATCACAGCTCCACCTCTGACCACCAGAGGGCAGTCCTCAACCACGATTCACCCATACCTGGTTTGTTCTGTTGTCTTTGCTTGTCATAGTTGAAAGATTATTAAAAAGTAGTATTTTTCTtgttatcatattatatataatgtgtttttctttccagatTTAGAGGAATCACATCTGTCAGCATCCCATCTTCTGCAGAATGATGCcagtcaaaacaacacagaggctAAAGATGCTAATGAGAAGGTGAGAGTCCGCTTCCTTTACCTTGTCCAGGggatatttaaaataaatcaacagcattttgttttttcttgcaaaGGATTGACCGGCTTGTCATTTAATCTTTATTGTTGATTTTATCTCCTTCTGTTTGCAGGACGTGTTGTCTGACGAGGAGAGGCTGGCAGGAGCAACACAGAACCTCAGACATGTTGGAGACAGCAGCGTCTCTGTCACCCTCAACATCATAGGTAATTACTGACAGTCAAACACCAAATCATTTTTACACATTGATTCCTACTCAAGataaactatttaaaaccaACCACATGTCTCATTAACTCTGTTGTTACTgtgctgtttatttcattacattcttttttcaaatgattttctTGCCTAAGCTAATATGTTCATCTCTGCATTTGTATCAGGTCTGGAAAGTGCCAAAAGTGGAAACTACGACCAAGCGTTTAGCTGCTTTCTAGCTGCAGCTGAGCAGGGTTACAACAAAGCCCAGTTTAATGTCGGTGTGTGCTatgagaaaggaagaggagtcaGCCAGGACAAAGAGAAGGTGAGGATCCAGACAGcacactttattttctttagtgCTTAATCCtactcttcttttctcttcataaATCTTGagacaatgttttcttttttccaggcTCTGTATTACTACAGGCAGGCAGCAGCCGGCGGTCACACACAGGCTCAGTACCGCTATGCAAAGCTGCtcctgaccagcagggggcatcAGGGTTCAGAGGAGTTGAACACAGCCATTGACCTGCTGGAacaagctgctggagctggactCACTAAGGTAGAAGTCATGAAAGGAAACTTCTTATGCAGTGTTGTATGTCACGAAAATAATAAAGTAAGTTATTTATTGCCATTATCCATCCTGGGTTGCTGTTAGTGTAAATAAGGAATCCAGAGTTAAGAAAATATGTTAATTCACCTTTTATTGAAAACCACCTCCCTCCTTTTTCTATTTCCGTCCCTCTTCAGGCTCAGCTCTGCCTCGCATCAGTCTACAGTCAGGAGCCAGTGAGAGACGAGAGCAAGTCTGTCCAATACCTGCAGATGGCAGCAGAGAACGGGGTGAGTTCACTTCTAGATCCTTCTCGGGTTTTATCAATGGCTTTATCTCTGAGACAAAGAACCTCCCTATGTAATATATCAGTCATCCTCATTCTCGAAGATCAAATAGCTTAAGTCCtatgtgttgttttgtgctcAGGATGACACCGCCCTGCTGTTCCTGGGTCAGTGTCACGAGAGCGGCTTCGGGGTGCAGCAGAACCTGGGGGCAGCGATTGAATTCTACAAACGAGCCGCTCAGGCAGGCAACAAGCAGGCTGAGGCCTTACTGACGCCTCCTAAAGACAGATACATAAAATGTAAGCACACATTCTCTGTTGGAAAGAAAAGCATTTGCATTAGTCACTGACACTGAAGCTTCTAATGAGCCCAGACAGCAGTGATAATATCTGTGAGACTGAGCAATAGATTTCCCTTgtgtccctctcctcttcagctGAAGATGCAGTGTTACGCTCCATCCGTTCAGCGCCCGTCTTCTCTGTGGCCGATCGTCTGCTCCAGCAGCCGTTCGCCACTCTGGCCGCTCGTGGCCCCCCCGCCACCAGTCACCACGCCACCCTTCCCCTCCTGCCTCACTCCTGGAGCACCGGGAGCCTGTGTGTCCCGCCACTACTTTCGTCCACACCTCTTCACTTCCATCCCCAAAGCACAGAGGGAGGAATCTGCCAGTGGACTGTGGGGATTGGATAGTTGCCCCTGAGCCAGCGCAGGCCAAACTGAGGAATGTACTGTTACTTCACAGAGGGGAAAGGTCGAGGTGTTTAGATTTGTAAATAATGTGAAGTCTGGATTTGAGTGAAAAGATTTTATACCTTTTTTAAGTATGCAAGTGTTGACATGTTAATGTATTGTGGGTTATGTATGGATACGTGTGACAACATATGTGTCCAATGATAATGAATAAGCTTCCCTGTAATCTAACCTGCAGTGGGTCAAAAGCTTTCTCGGTGCCTTCAGCTGGATTCTAGTGCTTTACATTAATGTCATATTTGAACCTTCAGTGATAGTTTGTGGGTCAGTGCTGTCAAAGCCATGGAGGAGGACCTGAAGaggatggaaaaataaatgtgtccaaCCTGTAAACCAAATGCACTGTGAGGAAGATGTTCTACTGTTAAACGCACAtgttgagttaaaaaaaaaaacaactaaaatgaCTGTTTACTTTGTaatgaatattaaaattcaTTGATGAGCAGTATCTCTCTTTATTCACAACAGCAATCATTCTAATTAGTAGAAGACTATAAACGTGTTACCAATTAAAACAATTCCACAAATGATTACACATCAacataacaaatacaaagtCATATGCATTTAACACACACGTGTATCACTGCAAACCATTCATGCTTCTGCAGACCCCCCTGCATGACGTAAGACCCCGATGATGTGTGACTTCATTACCTgagttggaaaaaaacaacaccgGCAGATTTATTATGGTTGCGTCTTCTTCGTGCGCCGAGCGTGCTGCGTCCGcgcctgtgattggctgagcgGGGCTCGGCGGTGAGGAGCTCCGGGATCCTGTGGCGCAGAGAGGACGCGCAGCTTGGCCGCACAGCGAGCACCGAGCCGGGGCGTCGTGCTGTGATGTGAACCGATGCGGGTTGGCCCGGCTGCAGCTACGGGCGCACCGCCTCTTGAAAAGCGGCTGTCGACGTCGCTCCTGCTCCACtagcgtgcgtgtgcgtgcggGTGTGTTTGCCGTCGCGGAGGCGCAGACGCCCGGAGGCTGAGCGAAGCGGTGAGTGGATGTAAATAGATGGAGCTCCCCTCCCAGTGCCGCGGTGCTGATGGAGCCGGAGAGGTGTCTGGATGCTGCCGCTGTCTGTGGAGGAGGCAGCTGGGCGTCACGGtagagatgtaaaaaaaaagatgatctCACAGCCAGATGCTCCGCTGAGGGAGTTCAGCTCCgtcaggaggcagcaggaggcGAGGGGGCTACTCCACCCATGACATCATCCACTTCTTTCAAGTTCATCCTCCTGCTCTGCCCGAGCTTTCATCTGTTGCATTTCATTCCGGTGAAGCAGCGGGTCGGAGGGGGTGTGTGGATGTGAAGGGTGGTTTCCTCCGGACAGGCCTCAGATCTCACTCTGTCAAGACCTGGACGTGGTTGCGATGATGCCTCAGTGGAAGCTGTGAAGTGACAAGAATCTCTTGTTTCCTTTTCAGGCGACCTTCAGCTGAAAACGGCCCCATCTGTGAACCCTGTAAACAAGGTGAGACATGGATCATGTTTTGACACCTTTGCTTCAGGAAATAGAGAACTGTAAGTCTCATCCTTTATCACCATGCAAGTATACATCTGTAGTTTTCTATAGCAAAACTGGCAACAACAATACTAACTGTTTCATTGTGTCGCTGTCGTCCTGTGGCCATGCTGCTGAAATCTGCATCTCATGAATGACCTCTGCTGTATCGGAGCACAACAGATTTATTGTAGTATTCAGGACAACCGTTTAATCCTGGGGCGACTGTCCTGCAAACTGCTGTGTCATTCTCCTCGCTTTCGCCCATCGAATGaccatccttcctcctcccctctctccctcgcaTCCTCTCTTCGCCCCCCCACCTTAACCATGCTGAGACCTGGttggggggggaaagaaaggaaaggccGCCGTGTACACCGAGGTAAATAGAAGAAGGAGACGATGGGGAGATGAGATGAAGTGCTGTTTgtttatcacagtttttttggggggggttgtACCAGGACGTGTTATTCATCCTCTGAGTCATGAAACGTGCTGTGATTTTCAGATTCAGTGGCTCCAGGcacagtttgttgttgtgaggcttgtgtctgtttttgaGGATTTTTAGCTTTGTGCCAAGGCATCTTTTGGCACGATCAGACTAATTCTAATGCAAAAATCAGTTTGACCCTGCAGAGGATGGTAAAAGCCAATGAAacggaaaatatttttttgaaaacggACAATAGTGCCATTGAGGGCTCGAGGAGGGCTGGTGTGCTGGTCGTCAGTGCGGTTCTGTGCAGGTATAGTTTGTACCTGTTGACCCCGTGTTTGTGTTGCGAGTCACAGGCCTGGAGAGCGTGAGCGCAGATTCAGCACAAACAAGTTGTTGTGGTTGCCTGGCTCAGTGACGGAGGGACAACACGACTGCCACCCGGGGAGCGGAGGGCAGATAGGGGCCCCGCACAGGCAAAGTGCACTGCCCAGGGATTCTGCTCTTGCCACAAATCCCACCACCGTCTGTTCCCAAGACCTTGTCGTGCTTTGAAAtctgctgcgtgtgtgttttccataTTTCTAAGAAAAGGTTCTGATGATGACTGCAGCATTGTTTGAGGTTTGCGTGACTGGGTGAAAGGATGTTTATACATTATGTGCTTGCGGCCTGGGCTTGTTCTTCTACCTGCATTTCTGGTCTGCCAGCTTTCCACAGGGTCGTAGCCTTAATTAAATCGGTCAAAAACAGAAGTAATGCAACCCAAACATGTGCCTGCCTGGTGTTACGATCGAAATGGGTCTCTGCCGCTGTTttagtttctcttcctctgtttgtgttcaacATCTCAAAAGTGAATCCACCCAGAGATAAAAGAGACGCGGTGTAGCTCCAGTCAGCGGGAGCAGGCTgccacctctcctcccctcagacCAGGCTGTGCTGCTCAGCCCCAGCTGTGAATGTCAGTCCTGGGTGAATACATCCAGGCTCTGACTCACAACCAACATCGTGCAAATGCATTCCAGCTCCAGGACCCTGGTGGAGTGTTTCTTCTTTGAACACGTCAACACCGACACCTTATGTATGGTGTGAGGGTGAGAGGCTGGAAAAGAATCTGCATCGACCCTGCGAGGTGTTTCATCAGCTTCATGTGTGGCTgtaaaacccccaaaacaacactgtattatattacattttctgaTATGCGATATACTGAGGGAGTATTCTAACCCTCCCTGTGAATAACACAGTGACCAACCATTAGCCAGCTACAGAGATAAGTGGGCTTAAAAGAAGCTCAACCACAAGGAGGAAGTGAATGATTCCACTCTGACTCAGCAAAACAGACAGTCAGGAAATGGATCAGTGGATTTTTCCAGGCAGCTCAGGCTACAGTGATGTCAGGGGAGCATTTTAGGTAACGGGTTACTTTACACAACGAGGATTTAAATCAGGACTTTAGATTTTCCTCTTCAGCCATATGCTGCACCTTGGGGCCATTCTCCCAAGACCCAAGACCTTCGTGTCCAACCTAGTGTTCTGACACGGGGCAACATATTGCGTTCGCTAATCTTTCAGTGCCTCCAGTttcagaggcagaaaaacagaATTACCGCGCGATggaacctcctccatgttttacTGTAGTTACAATCATCTTTTCCTCATTTCAATAATTTAGTTACCTATAAACAGGGCTGGCTTACAACTTTGAGTTCCTGACTGTGAACCTTCTTAATAACTTTACCAACTGTTAAACAAGAGAGATCTTTGGCGATTGCTTTGCAGCCGTTGGTGTTGTTATGTATTTTGTTAATAGCTCTTTAGCTTCTGGCAGCTCTCTGGTCTTTATGCCGTAAAACCATCATTCATTAGCAAATcgtttttttaacaaatttgTATTCATCATCAAATAAGTGTGTCTGTTGTGcattctgtgttttattattcaacttttgtttccttttgtttcattttcatcccATTTGTTCACCATGGACATTTCATTAAACAGTTTTGTTTGTACATAAATTGGTTAATTTGGATGAATTCAACAATAATTTTGACCATGACACTAATATAAAATAGGATCTGGCTATAATGTGTTGCTGCTACATCAGGTTAAACACGGTGAAATGGTTTCTGATGTCTCTTCTCCCTTCAGCTGTATCACAGCAGTGTGTTCCCAATCGGCCATGATGTCCGTTCAAACCCCTCCGCTCTCCCGCTCTGGCTCCTCTCCTTCCAACGTGGGTCTGGCCAATCGTTCGTCGTACAACCAGTTGCATGGGCGTGATGTCATTAAGGAGTCCATGGAGACCGGAAGTTCGTCCACTTTGCCGAAGAGCCGTCAGAGGTACGCAATGACCAGCGTGCGGAGCGCCATGGGGATCAGTGACAACTTGTCGTCTAAAAACCAACCCGCGACCAGAGGGAGGGGCCTCCCCACCaagtcctcctccagctcagccctctattcctcctcttcctcctcctcgctgttTAATGCAACCAACCCCAAGCTGGCCAAGAACGGAGCCAACATGCAGAGACGAGCTGAGACCCAGCAGCTGGAACTCAGCAGGGCTAATACAGAGGGCAAAATACACAATGATCTCCTTAATAACCCAACTTCTGATTGGCTAGAATTGGAGAAAGAGAACTCACAGCAGTCATTGATCCGTAGACGCACCAAGAGCTTCTTGGAGTACCATGGGAAGGGCTTGGATCTAGACTTCAACTGGGGAAacaaggaggagcaggaggagaagaagcaaCAGCCGTCTCCAGAGAAGGAGCAGGTTAGTCCTgccaaagagagggagagtcagAAGGAGGAGAAGCCGAGCAGCAAGCAGACCTGCCcggaagagagggaagaagtggagccagtggtggaggaggaggaagaggaagatgaccCCACACCTACCATAAGACAGCCCTTGCTACCAGTGGTGGTGGAGGCCCCGctttcctccacttcctcctcttccaccagcAGCCCAGAGTGGATCCCAGACAACCTCAACCCCCTCCAGAACCAGGCTCCAGCCCAGGTCAGAGGGGAGCTCTGTGGTCAGGTTCAGACTGTCGCACGCAGTCCTGCAAAACCCCCCCGCAGTTCCCAGCCCCGGGTGATCAAGGTGGAGTTGCACCCCAACAATGAGAACCAGTTCCTGCAACAGTACCCACCTTCCTCCCCTAAACAGGCccgagctgcagagaggagccCCCCTGCCAGGAGCCGAGCGCCCCCTCCTCTGCCGGATCCTGAACATGAGACTGGACTCCCCAAAGTGGGCTTAAGAATGGACCTGACTCCTGAAACTCCATCAGGGGATGAAGACTCCAGCTGGACCACCCTGTCCCAGGAGACGCCGTCTCCTCAGACTCCCAAGGAGACAGGTTGgatatgagtgtgtttgtcttttcgTCTGCTCGACAGCCTTTAATCATCCTTTATCGCACACCTCCTTTCAttcccctctttccctctccccctctctacTGCCGACACACTGTCTGATCTGGAAATTTACCAAAAGCCAGTAACACTGCAGGAACCTTTAAGGCCCCCTTATGATGCAGGGAGTGAGAAGCAGGGACAGAGGGATAGGATACTGCAGAAAGAATGGTGTGAAagtggaaagagaaaataagCAGAGCTGGAATTTGTTAGTGGTGAAATTCTGAGTGGTCtctggaaaaaatattttaaagattaTTTATCCCCCAGGATACtgtaaaggctataatcagaggGTTTTTTTTACCACACAAGCCTTAGTGCATTGATGTGGAGATCgtcaaaataatcaaaatataataatcaatattgaacatattctatttatttctttttggaGGAGGGGTCAGATTACGATGCGGGGAGGGTACTTCAGCATAACACTGGAGAACTAGGTAGGGGGGACCCCCCAATTGCCACTGCGTATTTCACACACTGGCAAGGATGAACGACAAAGCATTAgttagagagtgtgtgtggagaccAAATATTAGAAATCAGACAGGGAACAAATAaaccagcagagagaggaggggggtctGAAGCCCATTGGATCTTAATACAGAGGATGAGTTGTTATTACAACAGAAACTAAGTAGGGACAGACTGACCATCTCTGAAAATGACCgtgttctccctgtgtgtgtgtgtgtgtgtgtatataaagagcCTTTTGTATGTGCATATGTTATGGTTAAATGTGTCTCAGCAGAACCCGCCTGTGCATATGACATGcatatgtctgtgtttgtgtgaaagacTCAGGCtcaatatgtgtttgtgtaccgCTGTCATCCATCAGCAGATGTATGGAGCGAGGGTGACCTGCCCCCAGGCTGGCGGGAGATCTCGGACTCATCAGAGGTCTATTTCTGGCACATCCCCACCGGCACCACGCAGTACCACCGACCCGTTGCCTCTGGCAACCAACATACCTCTCCTGACGACGAGCCTGACACTGAGCGTGACCCACAACAGGAATCACAGGACTCCCTCAAGCCACCCATCGAGGTGAGAAGACCCGCAGATCTAACACACTTTGTAGGCTACATAggttcaggtttgttttttagtAAAGCTGAAGCTTGTTTTGTCTCATGCaatatgcaacattaatgaagataAAGTCACATGGTCACTTTAAATACAGGAACTATAagagaatgtgtttttgatcaGGCAGAAGTCTATTATTTATAATACTAAATGCTCAGGGTTGTGTAAGAAAGTAGAATTCCTGCACATCTCAGCTCACCAGCCTGTGATGAAACACACTGTGGACATGTTCTTTAATTTCTCTCAGAGCTGCTCTACACATGTtgttataaaacatttgaagttGAGTGACTTGAGTGACTCTCTGTAACATCTGCTTCCACTCTTATGTATAAAATTATAACCATGGGAATCTGTCCTGCTCCCTACGTAGATAAAACatgaactgtatataaagatggacgacatgacaggtctccaaaaagtgaagccaaatgaaCCTCCCTAATTTCAAATGTTGATGGTTTGAATTACAAATACACAATCTCAGCCCAATATATTGGAGGCAGCTGGTGATCAATGAAGtaccctccatcctctctctctccgtctctggtTCTCTCATGCTGCATCTCTCTGTTCCTCTAAATGTATGCCTCCGTCTCTCCCACAGCGCCCCAGCAGTCTGATATCTGACAGCTCGGTGGAGCCCGTCCCCTCCCCCTCCGGCtcctgcccctcctcctcctcctccaccccctcatATGATGTCACCTCTTCTGGACCGAAGCTCAACGCCGCCACCTGCACAGCCAAAGTACGACACTCAGCCAAATTTATCCACATGTTGAAATAGTCTCTCTCCGTGAAGGTTGAAATAGATTTTGTTTATGGGGTCCTTTATTTTGATGCTGAGGTTTTTACCATGAAAGCTACAAAATCTTATTAGCGTTGCTTCATCTGAGTAACATTTCAGTCTCCATTTCCCTCTAAAAGCTTGATGGTGATCTTGATCTATCTCTGCTTTCACTGCTGCACTTATTAAATTGAAATTTGCTCACCACAGTGTCTCTGTACAGTCTCAGTTGAATATTCAACATAGATGAATATCTCACATATGAGCTGTCCCCTCTGTGGTTATAACAATGCAAATGAGATCAGATACGTTGGTTTAATCAGGATCGGACGTTTTTAATATGTCTCTCTGAATATCTGTCGGTTTTCTCCAGGAGCTGAAGGACTATCCAGTCTATCCAGATCCCAGTCTGAAGGCGTTCGAGGGAGCCACCCTCCGCTATGCTTCACTTAAACTCAAGTAATACACACATACTCTACAGcagagtgtcattctagtttttcCTGAGCCATGATGCTTTTTCATGTAGTGATATATGTCTAGCTGTTGTGAAATTTGACTTTACAGTAACTATTTGTTATGTCTGATGTTACCCTGCAGCCCTCCAGCCCAATTGGAGACAGTGGACCTCAACAGTACTTTCCCCAATGAAGAGGCAATGGTAAGATcaatacaacaataaataacacgggcatacatacaaatatttctGCCTGAAATAACTAAGTCATCATTATTAATTGGgtaagttgcatgttgcagctgaatacccctcacctcaccctcccttccaagcatgaaagagaacctgtgctAAGGCTACcacagttgtcataaaaactcaaaaggtgtttagtttgtccagtctgggctactgtaaaaaacttGGCggcagtatat contains these protein-coding regions:
- the LOC117769783 gene encoding amyloid-beta A4 precursor protein-binding family B member 2 isoform X4; the encoded protein is MDHVLTPLLQEIENSVCSQSAMMSVQTPPLSRSGSSPSNVGLANRSSYNQLHGRDVIKESMETGSSSTLPKSRQRYAMTSVRSAMGISDNLSSKNQPATRGRGLPTKSSSSSALYSSSSSSSLFNATNPKLAKNGANMQRRAETQQLELSRANTEGKIHNDLLNNPTSDWLELEKENSQQSLIRRRTKSFLEYHGKGLDLDFNWGNKEEQEEKKQQPSPEKEQVSPAKERESQKEEKPSSKQTCPEEREEVEPVVEEEEEEDDPTPTIRQPLLPVVVEAPLSSTSSSSTSSPEWIPDNLNPLQNQAPAQVRGELCGQVQTVARSPAKPPRSSQPRVIKVELHPNNENQFLQQYPPSSPKQARAAERSPPARSRAPPPLPDPEHETGLPKVGLRMDLTPETPSGDEDSSWTTLSQETPSPQTPKETADVWSEGDLPPGWREISDSSEVYFWHIPTGTTQYHRPVASGNQHTSPDDEPDTERDPQQESQDSLKPPIERPSSLISDSSVEPVPSPSGSCPSSSSSTPSYDVTSSGPKLNAATCTAKELKDYPVYPDPSLKAFEGATLRYASLKLNPPAQLETVDLNSTFPNEEAMSFPVRSLGWVEMAEQDLSEGRSSVAVHHCIRQLSYCRRDIRDSAGVWGEGKGMLLVLQDRMLTLVDPDDHSLLHSQPISSIRVWGVGRDHDRDFAYVARDKNTRVLKCHVFRCDTPAAAIATSLHEICSKIMAERKSAKAAAGSSSQTSSDVPLQEFPLPKTELVQKFHVLYLGMTSVSRPIGMDIINGAIEGLLSSSCKDDWTPVILSIADTTVAVIKEKEEDEEVLVECRVRFLSFMGVGRDVHTFAFIMDTGSQHFACHIFWCDPNAGLVSEAVQAACVLRYQKCLVARPPSQRAGSSSSPSADSVSRRVTTSVKRGVQSLIDTLKTKKQPSELP
- the LOC117769783 gene encoding amyloid-beta A4 precursor protein-binding family B member 2 isoform X3; protein product: MDHVLTPLLQEIENSVCSQSAMMSVQTPPLSRSGSSPSNVGLANRSSYNQLHGRDVIKESMETGSSSTLPKSRQRYAMTSVRSAMGISDNLSSKNQPATRGRGLPTKSSSSSALYSSSSSSSLFNATNPKLAKNGANMQRRAETQQLELSRANTEGKIHNDLLNNPTSDWLELEKENSQQSLIRRRTKSFLEYHGKGLDLDFNWGNKEEQEEKKQQPSPEKEQVSPAKERESQKEEKPSSKQTCPEEREEVEPVVEEEEEEDDPTPTIRQPLLPVVVEAPLSSTSSSSTSSPEWIPDNLNPLQNQAPAQVRGELCGQVQTVARSPAKPPRSSQPRVIKVELHPNNENQFLQQYPPSSPKQARAAERSPPARSRAPPPLPDPEHETGLPKVGLRMDLTPETPSGDEDSSWTTLSQETPSPQTPKETDVWSEGDLPPGWREISDSSEVYFWHIPTGTTQYHRPVASGNQHTSPDDEPDTERDPQQESQDSLKPPIERPSSLISDSSVEPVPSPSGSCPSSSSSTPSYDVTSSGPKLNAATCTAKELKDYPVYPDPSLKAFEGATLRYASLKLNPPAQLETVDLNSTFPNEEAMSFPVRSLGWVEMAEQDLSEGRSSVAVHHCIRQLSYCRRDIRDSAGVWGEGKGMLLVLQDRMLTLVDPDDHSLLHSQPISSIRVWGVGRDHDRERDFAYVARDKNTRVLKCHVFRCDTPAAAIATSLHEICSKIMAERKSAKAAAGSSSQTSSDVPLQEFPLPKTELVQKFHVLYLGMTSVSRPIGMDIINGAIEGLLSSSCKDDWTPVILSIADTTVAVIKEKEEDEEVLVECRVRFLSFMGVGRDVHTFAFIMDTGSQHFACHIFWCDPNAGLVSEAVQAACVLRYQKCLVARPPSQRAGSSSSPSADSVSRRVTTSVKRGVQSLIDTLKTKKQPSELP